The window GAAAACATTGTAAACCACCCCCTGCGCCGCCGGATCGTAATGGTTTTGATGCTGCTTGGAAATGCTGGTATTGTATCGGTGGTAGCCACCCTGGTATTGACTTTTTTAGGAAAAGAAGAAGGCGATCTCCCCCTCCTTCTGCGGCTGGCACTGCTTGTGCTGGGGGTAGTGCTGCTGTGGCTGATATTTTCAAGCAAGTGGTTTAACCGGGTGCTAAGCCGCATCATCAACTGGGCACTCCACCGCTACACCGATTTATCTGTGCAGGATTATGCCGGCATTCTGCACCTGGGTGGCGAATATAAAATAGCAGAGGTATTTGTGAAGAAAAAGCACTGGATGGCAAATTGTACCCTCGCCCAGCTCGCACTTTCTAAAGAGGGTGTTTATATTCTGGGCGTTACCCGGCAGGATGGCAGCTACCTGGGGGTACCCGGGCATGATACCTCCATTCTTACCGGCGATACAGTGATTGTATACGGACGCAGTTCTGTCATCAAAAACTTATTGCATAGGCGTAAAGACGAACGGGCGAAGCTGGAGCATCTGAAAGGCATGCAGAAACATGAGGTGGCTAAAACAATAGAACGTGAGGTGGATCAGCAAAAGGTAGAGAAACAGCAGGAGAGTAACGAGCAGTAAGCACACCATATCTTTTATGCTGCACCAGCAGGTAGGGTGATTGAGCGAAGCTAAACTTTAAACACTACAGTGCGTTTAACCTCCTACCAAAACATAAAAGAAATGATTAAACAGTTAAGCAGAGTCTCATCTCTCCTGTTACAGAACATTCAGCTAAAAATCATGCTCATGGCCTGCATACTGGTTGCAAACCTCAAAGCACTGGCCCAGGATGGAGAGCTGGACATTGACATCAGTGTAAATGAACCGGAATGGTATGAGAACATCTGGATCTGGATTGGGCTTGCCGTATTCATCATCATTATCGTTGCCATTGTGAGTGCAGGCCGAAAAAAATAATGTCTTAAAAGACGACTATCAGATCAAGGTCAGTCACTGTACCAGCTGTATATGCAGCTGTGCAAGCTTTTCCTGAGGATTCAGGCACAGACCCGGGTGCACGGGCGATGTTTGTACTACGGTGCTTCGGGTAGCGGTGAGCCAGCGAAAGCGCGATGCGATGGGCAGCCTGCCAATAGTGCCTCCCTCTGTGCCTCCGCTGCAGATACGCACAAAAGCCTGCAGCCGCTCCTCCAGCTCATCAATATCCAGCTGGTCGGAAAAAGCCCTGAGCCGCTCCTCGTTCAGCTCGTATTGGGTCTGCAGAAAGCCCTGCGAGGAGCAGTAAACGATGATGCCCACATTCATGAATTCCTGCCGTTCCACACAAGGCACAACACGAATAATAGCGTACTCAAATAAGTGCTTCTCTTGCATGCTGTGCTTCCTTGACAAAAATTTGGGTGTTGGCTAATCGGGTTTTCAGGTACTGGCTGTAAGCCTGCCGGTGTGCATCAGCAGTTTCAAAAGGCGAATCCTTCACCAGCCATTCATCGGGGATCAAAGATACGATAGAATCTATCAAATCTGGTGTAAGAATAGTACGAAAGGCTGCATCTGCCTCCTCCAGTGCTGTGGCCTGTGACAGGAGCACATGATCCTTGATCTGCACAAAGGGGCGCATGGCCTGCTTCTCCAGCTCCTGCCAGGAGTGATGAAAATAGAAAGAAGCACCATGGTCAATCAGCCACAGCTCCTTATGCCACATCAGCATATTGGTATTACGGGCGGTGCGGTCTACATTGGTAATCAGGCAGTCGAACCACACCAGCTGCGATGCAGTTTTTTCATCAACCCGGTTCACCAACGCATCAAACGTAATGGCACCTGTAAGATAATGAAGCGCCAGGTTCATTCCCTCACTGGCACGCAGCAGGTCCTGGATCTCCTCATCCGGCTCGGTGCGGCCAAAGGCTTCATCGAGCTGGGCGAAGACAAGCTCGGGCACTCTAAAACCCAGTGCACGGGCAATTTCTCCCCCCAGCAGCTCTGCAATCAGGGCTTTAGCCCCCTGCCCTGCTCCCCGGAACTTCAGCACATATAAAAAATCATCGTCGGCCTCTACAATTGCCGGCAGGGAACCACCCTCCCGCAGGGGCGTTACGTAACGGGTTACCTGCACAGACCTTAGCTCCGGATCGTACTTCATGCCCTAAATCTCTGTAAAACAACGCAAGCAAGCGAACAATTTCTCTACTTTCCGCGCGCTACATCCTGATATCCATAATCTTTTTATTCTTGCGGCTATCCTCCGCCATGAAGCCCATTACGTGGCTTTCTATGGATTCATCGATGGTGGAGGTGAGGATTGCCGGATCCTGCTGCGCCACCGCCTGTACAAAATCACGCACCAACAGCCAGTCGCCACCTCCATGGCCGCTGTTTTTATAACCTTCCACATCTTCGGCCTGCGGAATAAATTTAACAGATTCGCGGGTACGGAAGTCGGTGATCACCAGCTCCTTCATATCACCCACCATATCGCCCATGGACCCCATTACGCGGGTACGTCGGCCATGATAAGAGGTAAAGGCTTCCATGGAAAAATTCGCTGTAACCCCATCGGCAAACATAATGCTGGTAATGTAGTGGTCGGGCTGATCATTATCCATGCGGTACACACAGCGGCCATAGTTGGTGGTCCGTAATCGTTCCATGATCACTGCGCTGTGCTTTGATTTATCCTCGGGCAGGTCCAGCACCTTGGTTCGGTGCCGCCGGTCGTGGTACTCTTTTATGGCAGAATACGGGCACTCCCGCTCCACCCGGCAACCATCCGTACAGCGCTCTGTGCTTCCCGGAGGTGCATTCTCCAGCTTGAACCACTTCAGGTCGCCCATGGCCACTATTTGCCGGCTGGGTTTGTTGATTACCCATTTGATAATATCCAGGTCGTGGCAGGACTTTGCCAGGATAATGGGCGTTGTTTCCTTGGAGTTGTGCCAGTTGCCCCGCACATAGGAGTGGGCCATATGAGTGTGCTCAATGGGCTCAAAATGCTGTACGCTGATGATCTCTCCGATGGCTCCCTGTGCCACCAGCTCTTTCATCTTAACAAAATAAGGCGCATAGCGAAGCACATGGCATACAGCCACGATCCTGCCTGTTTTTTTCGCCAGGGCCAGGATATCGCGGCACTCCTGCTCAGTGGGTGCAATGGGTTTTTCGAGCAGAATATCGTAGCCCATGGTGAGGGCCTTTATGCAGGGCGCGTAGTGCATCTGATCCGGGGTGGATATCACAATGGCATCTGCAAACTTTGGCCGGTCAAACACCCGCTCCCAGGTATCGAAGCGATTGGCCTTCAGTATGTTATGCTTCTCGGCATATTTATTATTGCGGTACGGAATAGGCTCTGCCACCCCCACAATCTTGAGCTGATCCGGAAAAGCCGCTGCAAAATTTCCATACACCGTACCTCTATTTCCGGCACCCAGTGTAATGGCGGTAACAGGCTTTGCCATGGGCTTGTGCAGCGGATTAGGCTGTATTTTATATCCGTAGCGGTTCTCTCCTAACCTGGCAAGCGCATCGGTGCTGATAACGGCGGCACCCAGGCCCAAACCCAACGATTTTAATAAACTTCTGCGATTCATAAATAATGCTTTTATGCCCTGCTAAGGCTGTACTTTTCATATGGTGCTGCGGATGGCGGTTATTGAAGCCGGTACCTGCTTTTGATCAGCTCGTGGTATTTGCGGTACATTTCACTAGCCACTTCAACAGCTTCGCCCTGAGGCTGATCGGGATATGTTTCATTGCTATTTACCCACTCCCACTCCCACTCTTTTATTTTTTTATCAAATGCTTTCTGATCTATTTCCTGCCCCCTCTCCAGCTGGCTCTCCACATACTCAAAATATTGCTGCCAGCGCTTTTTGTAATAGCCGGTTAGCAGGCCCGACCATTGCCGGTTGGCATACTCGCTTAACTTACTGTTCTTATCTCCCCAGAGGGTGATGAGGTTGCGGGCATTTTTTTCATACAGCTGCTTTTCCGCTTCGTTTGTAGCCCAGCTTTTAGCTGCATTAAGCCACCTGCCCAGTAACAAATCTTCCTGTGTAGCCACCAGCCGGTCCATATCATCTATCAGGGTAATAAATTCAGCACTATGTTTCCTGAAAGCCCTCAGATCTTTATGTTCATAGTCCCGGGCAAACTGCTGCTGAATGTTGGTGGCATAGTTGGCCATTACCTGCCGGGTCAGGTCAACCAGGTCAAACTGGTAGCCTTCACTGTTCTGAAGATCTGCAGAGGCCGCCATCAGGTGGTCCCAGGCTGTTACCAGCTCCAGGGGTTCATAGGTGAACTTAGTGGTAACACCTCCGGTATTTCTGCTAAAGGTAGGGCGTCCGGCTACAATAGATTCCGGGCCACCGTTGGTTACGCTGTCTGCGTACACGGTGTGGCGCAGTATCTGCCATGCTTTTTCTGCCTGCTCATGCTTTTTGCCATAGCGGCGATGTGCATACTGCTTTAGCCACGTATCCAGCTCAATAGGCTCTTCTCTCCAGGCGTTTTCCATCATCAGGTCATACATCACCGGGTTATGCTCTATTGCCTCCGGCGTAAGGCCTATCCCTACCATCTTTCCTCTATCGGGATGATGCAGCGCCTGTGCAGGTGCAGTGGCCACCCGGTCCATCAACCCATACATGTTTACATTGCCCCCGAAATTGTGGAGCATGTTCCAGATCCAGGGCTTGCCATAATAGGCATTGGTCTTTTGCCACATGGGATTTTTTTCGCTCCACAGGTCCAGTATGATCATTTTATCATCGGGAACTGCACCCAGCATGGCCCTGGTCTGGCCAGGTTGCCAGAAATCTCTTGAAAAGTGAAACAGCCAGCCCTGCATGATCCAGGTAGCTTCCGGGTCGGCAGCTGCCATGGACTGATATACCTTTTGCCCAACATTACTGAGGAAGGTAGAATCACTGGAAGGCGGCTCGTTTTCATTGAAAGTATCCGAGGTGTAGAAATGGTCGGTGCCATAGGTCCTGATCTCTTCTTCAATGAATTTTTTCCCGATCTCTACAAACATGGGATCATCAGGATCCAGCAGGTAAACATCAGGAAACATACCGTCCCAATTGGTTTTCTTCAGGCTGGCATTCGGGAATTTATCTTTGAAGGCAGGGGGCACATGGCCTGTAAAAGCAGGCAAAATGGGCGTCATGCCCAGGCCTCTTTCCCGTTCCAGTATTTGCTTCTGCAGCGCCTCGTGGCTTTCCATCCAGCTAATGGGTAAGGGGCCGCCCCAGCCGTCGAGGTTACCCATCCAGAACCAGCTGAAGTAGGCAGGGCCGCTGAAAAAGGTTTCAAGGTCTTTGTCTGTGAGCCCCATGCTTTTGTACACGCGCCGGTGAATGCTGTTCTGCCCGGTTACCGCCAGCGGCATGTTGATCCCATTCAGTGCCATCCAGTCAATCTCCCACTGCCAGCGCTCCCAGTCCCACCAGCTCATGGTGTAGTTAAAGGTGCAGTAATTCAGGTAGTAGCGGTATTTGTAAGGGCTGGTTTTCCTGACTTTCTCCGGCACTTCCGGCATTGGATTGGGTATGTTCAGGTTACTGCCGTTCCAGGTAATGCTGCTGTTGGTGTAGTATTTAAGGTAATGGTTTAAGGCACTGGCCACGGATACACCATTATTGCCCCTTAAAATAATTTTCCCCTCCCGGCTCTCAATTTCATAGACATCCTTCTCCCCTTCTTCCGGAATAAATTCTACCACAAAATTATCTGCATGTTCAGGCACTACCCGCCTGATCAGGGCATCAACCGCTTTCGAACCCTCATCATCTGCAGGAGCAGATGTAGGCGTAGCTGCAGCATCTGCTGTACCGGCTGGCTGTTCTGTACAGTAAAACAGCAGCAATAGTGAGAGCATCAGCAAAGCTGTACCGATACTTTTAAATTTTATGAATTCAGCAAATTTCATTCTGGTGCAGTGTTTTGTACGGAGCCTGAAATCCATATTAAGAGCAGCAGGCCCGCAGGTTAATTATTCCTTCTGAACTCCTCTACCAGCTCCTTGGCCTTTGCAAGCGGATCCTCGTAAGGAGCTGCTGTACTCATGCCGGGCGTGTTGATCCAGTTTTCCTCCCAGGCATCTATATCCTTGCCCTGTTCGAACAGGTGCTGGCGAATGCGCGGGATGTAATAATCCCGGATAAGCCCACTCCAGATTCTGGCGGCATAATCTTCCTGAAAGCCGCCCCAGGTGGTGATGAGCCGTTTCGCGTTTGCTTCATAATAATCCTTTTCCTCCCGGGTGCTGCCATGCGATCGGGCAAAATGGATCCAGGGCTCCAGCCGGTTGGTAGGATGCGACTCCAGCAGGCGATCAATATTTTGCAGAATGCTGATGGCTTTTTCGCCTGCTTCTTTTTTCAAGGCTTCATTGTTGGCTGCTTTTGCCGCCAGGGCCTGCTGATAATATTCATCTGCTTTGATGCCCAGGTAGTGCATGGCCAGTTCTATAGCATCGTTCCTGTAAAGCTCACTCCCTTTCAATTCCTCTGAACTGTCCAGGAAATTTTCAATACCCCGCAGAAAGAGCGGATCTGAATGCACGCTTCCTTTCCT of the Flammeovirgaceae bacterium 311 genome contains:
- a CDS encoding TrkA-C domain-containing protein (COG1226 Kef-type K+ transport systems, predicted NAD-binding component), translating into MIAVITLILILSFSFLITKVATIALMHTGLSRQSAQFQARSIFTGVGYATKESENIVNHPLRRRIVMVLMLLGNAGIVSVVATLVLTFLGKEEGDLPLLLRLALLVLGVVLLWLIFSSKWFNRVLSRIINWALHRYTDLSVQDYAGILHLGGEYKIAEVFVKKKHWMANCTLAQLALSKEGVYILGVTRQDGSYLGVPGHDTSILTGDTVIVYGRSSVIKNLLHRRKDERAKLEHLKGMQKHEVAKTIEREVDQQKVEKQQESNEQ
- a CDS encoding oxidoreductase domain-containing protein (COG0673 Predicted dehydrogenases and related proteins), with translation MGLGAAVISTDALARLGENRYGYKIQPNPLHKPMAKPVTAITLGAGNRGTVYGNFAAAFPDQLKIVGVAEPIPYRNNKYAEKHNILKANRFDTWERVFDRPKFADAIVISTPDQMHYAPCIKALTMGYDILLEKPIAPTEQECRDILALAKKTGRIVAVCHVLRYAPYFVKMKELVAQGAIGEIISVQHFEPIEHTHMAHSYVRGNWHNSKETTPIILAKSCHDLDIIKWVINKPSRQIVAMGDLKWFKLENAPPGSTERCTDGCRVERECPYSAIKEYHDRRHRTKVLDLPEDKSKHSAVIMERLRTTNYGRCVYRMDNDQPDHYITSIMFADGVTANFSMEAFTSYHGRRTRVMGSMGDMVGDMKELVITDFRTRESVKFIPQAEDVEGYKNSGHGGGDWLLVRDFVQAVAQQDPAILTSTIDESIESHVMGFMAEDSRKNKKIMDIRM
- a CDS encoding alpha-N-acetylglucosaminidase; this translates as MDFRLRTKHCTRMKFAEFIKFKSIGTALLMLSLLLLFYCTEQPAGTADAAATPTSAPADDEGSKAVDALIRRVVPEHADNFVVEFIPEEGEKDVYEIESREGKIILRGNNGVSVASALNHYLKYYTNSSITWNGSNLNIPNPMPEVPEKVRKTSPYKYRYYLNYCTFNYTMSWWDWERWQWEIDWMALNGINMPLAVTGQNSIHRRVYKSMGLTDKDLETFFSGPAYFSWFWMGNLDGWGGPLPISWMESHEALQKQILERERGLGMTPILPAFTGHVPPAFKDKFPNASLKKTNWDGMFPDVYLLDPDDPMFVEIGKKFIEEEIRTYGTDHFYTSDTFNENEPPSSDSTFLSNVGQKVYQSMAAADPEATWIMQGWLFHFSRDFWQPGQTRAMLGAVPDDKMIILDLWSEKNPMWQKTNAYYGKPWIWNMLHNFGGNVNMYGLMDRVATAPAQALHHPDRGKMVGIGLTPEAIEHNPVMYDLMMENAWREEPIELDTWLKQYAHRRYGKKHEQAEKAWQILRHTVYADSVTNGGPESIVAGRPTFSRNTGGVTTKFTYEPLELVTAWDHLMAASADLQNSEGYQFDLVDLTRQVMANYATNIQQQFARDYEHKDLRAFRKHSAEFITLIDDMDRLVATQEDLLLGRWLNAAKSWATNEAEKQLYEKNARNLITLWGDKNSKLSEYANRQWSGLLTGYYKKRWQQYFEYVESQLERGQEIDQKAFDKKIKEWEWEWVNSNETYPDQPQGEAVEVASEMYRKYHELIKSRYRLQ